The following are from one region of the Thermococcus cleftensis genome:
- a CDS encoding 6-pyruvoyl trahydropterin synthase family protein yields MRARIVERFKFEAAHAVVIDGKPEELHGHTFRLEVAVEGPLRNGYVMDFLELRKLVEEILEELDHRNLNGIFENPTTENVALWIAGEVEKRLSNGVRLKRIVLWEGDENGVEFEF; encoded by the coding sequence TGAGGGCCAGAATCGTCGAGCGCTTTAAATTTGAAGCGGCTCACGCCGTGGTCATAGATGGAAAGCCCGAGGAGCTTCACGGCCACACCTTCAGGCTCGAGGTCGCGGTTGAGGGGCCGCTAAGGAACGGCTACGTCATGGACTTCCTGGAGCTGAGAAAGCTCGTCGAGGAAATCCTTGAGGAGCTGGACCACCGGAACCTCAACGGCATCTTCGAGAATCCTACAACCGAGAACGTTGCGCTATGGATAGCAGGGGAGGTTGAGAAGCGCCTTTCCAATGGCGTAAGACTAAAACGCATAGTCCTCTGGGAGGGCGACGAGAACGGGGTGGAGTTTGAGTTCTGA
- a CDS encoding PIN domain-containing protein has translation MIFIDSSVLYNYLVETSLTHYAVEILEAKEGKLTSDIVVDELFYVLIRRLGEKEYGARSVWRVKKLLKDDEEFRNRASDVISDILALLDAKDVLLVSDSRDWLTVATLVRDYSLLPHDARILATALEYNCDSLATLDEDFAGVGEIIRLLPGDFWGEG, from the coding sequence GTGATTTTCATAGACTCCAGCGTTTTGTACAACTACCTGGTAGAGACGAGCCTTACCCATTACGCCGTTGAGATCCTCGAAGCAAAGGAAGGAAAGCTGACATCTGATATCGTCGTTGATGAGCTGTTTTACGTCCTCATCAGGAGGCTGGGGGAGAAGGAGTACGGTGCGAGGTCGGTGTGGAGGGTCAAAAAGCTCCTCAAGGATGACGAGGAGTTCAGGAACAGAGCTTCTGATGTTATCTCGGACATCCTGGCGCTTCTGGATGCAAAGGATGTTCTCCTGGTTTCAGACTCAAGGGACTGGCTGACGGTTGCCACCCTCGTTCGCGACTATTCTCTCCTTCCCCACGATGCAAGAATTCTGGCCACTGCCTTAGAGTACAACTGCGATAGTTTAGCCACCCTCGACGAGGACTTCGCGGGCGTGGGAGAAATAATCCGCCTCCTCCCAGGGGATTTCTGGGGAGAGGGTTAA